In one Elephas maximus indicus isolate mEleMax1 chromosome 9, mEleMax1 primary haplotype, whole genome shotgun sequence genomic region, the following are encoded:
- the NAIF1 gene encoding nuclear apoptosis-inducing factor 1 → MAVPARKRKMNFSEREVEIIVEELELKKHLLVNHFNAGVPLAAKSAAWHGILRRVNAVATCRRELPEVKKKWSDLKTEVRRKVAQVRAAVEGGEVPGPTEEDGAGGPGTGGGSGGGGPTVAPVLLTPMQQRICNLLGEATIISLPTTTEIHPVALGPTATAAAATVTLTQIPTETTYHTLEDGVVEYCTTEAPPPLPAEAPVEMMTQHTDTSVKPQALKSRIALNSAKLIQEQRVTNLHVKEIAQHLEQQNDLLQMIRRSQEVQACAQERQAQAMEGTQAALSVLIQVLRPMIKDFRRYLQSNTPNPAPASDPGQVAQNGQPDSIIQ, encoded by the exons ATGGCTGTCCCAGCGAGGAAAAGGAAGATGAACTTCTCTGAGCGGGAGGTGGAGATCATCGTGGAGGAGCTGGAGCTGAAGAAGCACCTGCTGGTGAACCACTTCAACGCTGGGGTACCTCTGGCCGCCAAGAGCGCGGCCTGgcacggcatcctgagaaggGTCAACGCTGTGGCCACCTGCCGAAGGGAGCTGCCCGAGGTCAAGAAAAAGTGGTCTGATCTTAAGACCGAGGTCCGTCGCAAGGTGGCCCAGGTTCGGGCGGCCGTGGAAGGTGGCGAGGTCCCTGGGCCCACGGAGGAGGACGGAGCTGGTGGGCCTGGGacaggtggtggcagtggtggtggtggcccaACTGTAGCCCCTGTACTGCTGACCCCCATGCAGCAACGGATCTGCAACCTGCTGGGCGAGGCCACCATCATCAGCCTGCCCACTACCACAGAGATCCACCCTGTGGCCCTCGGACCCACAGCCACTGCAGCCGCAGCCACGGTCACCCTGACACAGA tcCCCACTGAGACCACCTATCACACTTTGGAGGACGGAGTGGTAGAGTACTGCACAACCGAGGCTCCCCCGCCCCTGCCGGCCGAGGCCCCCGTGGAGATGATGACCCAGCACACAGACACGTCGGTCAAGCCACAGGCACTCAAGAGTCGCATCGCCCTCAACTCGGCCAAGCTGATCCAGGAGCAGCGGGTCACCAATCTACACGTGAAGGAGATTGCCCAACACCTGGAGCAGCAGAACGACCTCCTGCAGATGATCCGCCGCTCCCAAGAGGTGCAAGCCTGTGCCCAGGAACGCCAGGCCCAGGCCATGGAGGGCACCCAGGCAGCCCTGAGTGTCCTCATCCAGGTCCTCCGGCCCATGATTAAAGATTTCCGCCGCTATCTGCAGAGCAACACACCAAACCCCGCTCCAGCCTCTGACCCTGGTCAGGTGGCCCAGAACGGGCAGCCGGACAGCATCATCCAATGA